The stretch of DNA GAGCGTCTCCGCGATGTTCTTGCCCTTGTAGCGCACGCGCAGCGTCGCTTCATTGAAGCGCTTGCCGTTGCAGACCTCGCACGGCACGTACACGTCCGCCAGGAAGTGCATCTCCACCAGCTTGACGCCGTCGCCCTCGCACGACTCGCAGCGGCCGCCCTTGATGTTGAAGCTGAAGCGGCCCGGCCCGTAGCCGAACGCGCGCGCCTCCGGCGTCATCGCGAACACCTCGCGGATGGCGTCGAACACCTTGGTGTACGTGGCGGGGTTGCTGCGCGGCGTGCGGCCGATGGGCCGCTGGTCGATGTCGATGACCTTGTCCAGGTGCTCGAAGCCCAGCACCGCCTTGTGCTTCCCGGGCGACTCGCGGCTGTCGTACAGGTGCCTGGCCAGCGCGGGGTAGAGGATTTCGTTGATGAGCGTGGACTTGCCCGCGCCGGACACGCCGGTGACGGCGGTGAAGATGCCCAGCGGAATCACCGCGTCCACATCCCGGAGGTTGTTCTCCTTCGCGCCTTGAATCACCAGCTGGTGCTTGGGATTGGGCGCGCGGCGCTCCTCGGGGATTTCAATCTCCAGCCGCCCGGAGAGGTAGCCGCCGGTGAGGCTGTTCTCGTCCGCCATCACCTGCTTGGGCGTGCCCTGGGACACCACCTGACCGCCCAGCTCACCCGCGCCCGGGCCGAAGTCCACCAGCCAGTCCGCGTCCTCCATCGTCTCCTCGTCGTGCTCCACGACGATGACGGAGTTGCCCAGGTCCCTCAGGCGCTTGAGCGTGGTGAGCAGCTTGCCGTTGTCGCGCTGGTGCAGGCCGATGGAGGGCTCATCCAGGATGTAGATGACGCCCGTCAGCTCGCTGCCCATCTGCGACGCCAGCCGGATGCGCTGGCTCTCGCCGCCCGACAGCGTGGACGCGGTGCGGTCCAACATCAGATAGCCCAGGCCCACGTCGACCAGGAAGGACAGACGGCTGCGAATTTCTTTCAGCAGCTCGGTGGCGATCTTCCGCTCGTGCTCGGACAGCGCCAGCGCGCCCAGGAACGCGAGCGCGTCCGCGATGGTCAGGCGGCTCAGCTCGACAATCGAGTGCGCGTGGACCTTCACCGCGCGGCTCTCGGGGCGCAGGCGCTCGCCCTTGCAGGTGGGGCAGGGCTTGTTGCTGAAGTACTTCTGCAGCTCGGTGCGGCGGGCCTCGGACGTCGTCGTCTTGAAGTTGCGCATCATGCGCTCGACGAGTCCCTCCCACTCCATCTTGTACTTGCCGTTGTCGCCCCACTCGACGGTGAAGCTCTTGCCCTTGACGCCGTTCATCAGCGTGTCGCGCTCGCGCTTCGACAGCTTCCCGTAGGGCACGTCCAGATCGATCTTGAACGCCTTGGACAGGCTCTCCACGAAGTCCGCCGTCCAGCCCTCGCCGCGGTTCATCCCGTTGGCCCAGGGTTCAATCGCGCCGTCGCGGATGCTGCGAGACGGGTCCGGCACGATGAGGTCCGGGTCCATCTCCGGCCGGGTGCCCAGGCCGTTGCAGTCCGTGCACATGCCCAGCGGGTTGTTGAAGGAGAACGACGCGGGCGTCAAATCCCCGAAGGAGATGCCGCAGGAGGGGCACGCGTTGAGCTCGCTCATCACCCGGTCCGCGCTCGCCGCGCCCGTCTCGTTGGTGATGATGAGCGTGCCCTTGCCCTCGCGCAGCGCGGTCTCCACCGAGTCCGTCAGCCGCGTCTTGATGTCCGCCTTGAGCACCAGCCGGTCGATGACCAGCTCGATGTCGTGCTTGGACTTCTTGTCCAGCTCGATGCGCTCCTCCAGGCTCTTGAGCGCCCCGTCGATGCGCGCGCGGGAGAAGCCGCGCTTCTGCGCCTCGGTGAGGAGGTCCTTGTGCTCGCCCTTGCGGTTCGTCACCAGCGGCGCCAGCACCTGGAGCTTGCTGCCCGAGGGCATCTTCAGGATTTCGTCGACAATCTGCTGCGCGCTCTGCTTGCCCACCTTGCGGCCGCAGTTGGGGCAGTGCTGCACGCCGATGGAGGCGTAGAGCACGCGCAGGTAGTCGTGCACCTCGGTGACGGTGCCCACCGTCGAGCGGGGGTTGTTGCTGGCCGCCTTCTGCTCGATGGAGATGGTGGGCGACAGGCCCCGGATGGTGTCGTACTTGGGCTTCTCCATCTGCCCCAGGAACTGGCGGGCGTAGGCGGAGAGGCTCTCGACGTAGCGACGCTGGCCTTCCGCGTAGAGCGTGTCGAAGGCGAGCGAGCTCTTGCCGGAGCCGGAGACCCCCGTGAAGACGACGAGCTTCTTCTTGGGGATGTCCAGGGAGACGTTCTTGAGGTTGTGCTCCTTGGCGCCTCGGAGGGAGATGACGTCGGGCTCGGACATGATGGGCGGGCGATCTACCACTGAATAGGTGTTCCGGTGGTGGAAAAACCTGGGGAGGCGGGTGGATGGTCCTCAACGCGTGGCGTTGCGCTCCCACTCCCACCCGTGCCGGCCGCCCGGGCGAGCGGCCATGCGCCGCTGGAGCCCCGCCCGGGATTCCGGTAGAGGGGCGCCTCCTCCTATGTCCTCCCGCTGGGTCCTCCCCGTGCGCTACCGCGGCACGCCGCTGCTCGTCTTCGCGAGCGTGCTGTTCGCGGTGATGGCGTTGTGCACCCGCCTGCTCGCCGGCCGCCTGTCCCCGGGCCAGGTGGCGTCCGGGCGCTTCGCCATCGGCCTGCTGTTCCTCGCGTTGTTCTTCCCGCTGACGCGGCGCAGGCCCCGCTTCGGGCGGGTGCACCTGTGGGCGCTGCGCGGCATCTTCGGCGGCGCGGCCGTCTACCTCTACTTCGTCGCGCTGGACCGGCTGTCGGTGGGGCCCGCGGTGCTGCTCAACGCGTGCTGGCCCATCTACGCGGCCATCATCGGCTGGCTGTTCCTGGGCGAGCGCGTGACGGGGGCGCTGCTCGCGGGGCTCGTGCTCACCACGGTGGGCGCGGGGCTCGTCATGTGGAGCACGGTGGCCCAGGACGTCTCGCTGACGCTGGGGCTGGGCGCGTGGGCGGGCATGGCGTCGGCCGTGCTGGGCGGCGCGGCCGTGGTGGTGATACGCGCGCTGCGGCACGAGACGGACGCGGCCACGGTGTTCCTCTCCTTCTGTCTGTTCGGCCTGCTCTTCAGCCTGCCCTTCGCGCTCGCGGACTGGAGGCCGCTCGGCTGGGATGTCGTGCTTCCGCTGCTGGGCGTGGGCGTTTCCTCCGTGGTGGCGCAGATGGCCTTCACGTATGCCCTGGGCTACGTCACTGCGGTGGCCGGCGGGGTCGCCACCCAGTCGACGCCGGTCTTCTCGTGGGTGCTCGCGGCGCTGCTGCTGGATGAAGCCGTGTCCCCCCTGGCCGTGACGGGCGCCCTGGTGTGCATGGTGGGCGTCCTGTGGGGAACGGGCGTGCTGGAGCGCCTGCGCGCCCCGCAGTCGAGGCCCGCGCCCTGAGGTCCGCCGGTGCCCAGGGCGGGCTGGTGGTTTGTCCTGACTGTCACCTGGCGTTCCTGAAGTAATTCCAGTCCTACCCGCCCCGAGGGAAACGTTCTTCCCACGGCGGAGAACCCCTTTCCCCAGCCACGCCCAAGAGTTGCCACGTTGGCCGGTGGACGTCTGTCGCCGCCGTGCGTCGGGCACCTGGGTTGCAGAGCGCCCCCTCCGCCGGAATCGCGCGGGTGCGAGGCCGCGCGGAATCCGGGCCCGGGAGTCGTGGGGAGGCAGCAACGATGAGACGTCTGTTTTGGGTGGCGTGGGTGGCGGTGGCGTTGGTGGTGGGGACGGGCTGTGAGCGCCCGTCGTCCCAGCGGGCGAAGAGCGCCTTCGTGGTGCGCCCCGAGACCATCGACTTCGGCCCCGCCGCGCTGGGCCGCACCAAGAGCTTCAAGCTGAAGGTGACCAACGGTGGCCGGGCGTCGTACCGCGTGGAGGGCGCCCTCTCCAGCATCCCCAACGTCACGGTGCCCCCGTTCGAGCCCTTCACGCTGGGGGCCGGCGCGGAGCGCGAAATCGAGGTGCACTTCAAGCCCGACGTGGAGGGCACGGTGCAGGGCTCGCTGGAGCTCATCACGGACGCGGACGCCCAGGGCCAGGTGCCGGTGTCCGGGCGGGGCGTGAAGGCCTTCGTGGAGGTGCCGCTGACGGAGCTGGACTTCGGCAACGTGGCCATGGGCTTCGTGGAGATGCGCCAGGTGACGGTGAAGAACCCCTCCGACGTGGAGACGCCGCTGGGGGTGTCGGTGCAGGGCGTGGACGCGGACCAGTTCACCGCGGAGCATGGCGAGGCGCCCACGCTGGCGCCGGGTGAGGAGCGGGTGTTGTCGGTGGCCTTCGCGCCCCGGCGGCTGGGCGCGGCCGCGGCGGAGCTGCACGTCGCCGTGTGCGAGGGGTGCGAGCCGGCGGTGGTGCCGCTCAAGGGCATGGGCGTGGCGTCCAAGCTGGAGGTGACGCCGCTGCGGTTGGACTTCGGGCGCGTGGCGCTGGGGGCCAGCGCGGAGCAGTCCATCACCGTGCGCAACCAGGGCACCGAGTCCTTGCGCTGGTCCGGCGTGGAGCTGCAGCTCAACCCGGGCGGCGTGTACCGCGTGGTGAGCGCGCCGGTGCTCAGCGGCGGCCTGCTGGCGGCGGGCGCGAGCGTGGAGGTGCGCGTGGCCTTCACCCCGGTGGTGCTGGGGCGCGCGGGTGAGGGGCGCATCGAGGTGGGCGTGCGCGAGCAGGGCTCCGCCGCGCCCGGGCCCAAGGTGTCGCTCGCGGGCGAGGGCGGCACGTCGTGCGTGGCGGTGAAGCCGCGTGACCTGGACTTCGGCGTGGTGGCCGAGGGCATGACGGCGACGCGGCCGGTGGAGGTCATCAACCGCTGCCGTGACAGCGTGCTCGTCAACAACCTGAACCTGACGACGGCGCAGGGCGGCTACTTCACCCTGGCGCAGGCGCCGGCCAGCGTGACGGTGCCGGCGGGCCAGTCGGCCTTCGTGGGCATCACCTTCAGCCCGCGCGTGGGCGCCGCGGGCAAGAGCGAGGGGCAGCTCGCGGTGAGCGTGCGCGCGGGGAGCACCACGTCCACGGAGGGCGTGACGCTGAAGGGCGAGGGCCGCGCCTTCAAGCCGTGCCAGTACACGCTGCCGCAGCAGCTGAAGTTCGGGAAGGTGCCGGTGGGCGCGGAGGTGGGGCTGGGGGTGACCCTGCGCAACACGGGCACGGAGGCGTGCTACCTGGCGTCCATGCAGCTGGTGGCGGGCTCCGACGCGTCCTTCCTCGCGCAGGCGGTGCCCAACCACGTGCTCGAGCCGGGCCAGAAGGCGACGCTGGTGGTGCGCTTCAAGCCGGAGGACGAGGGGCCCTTCGAGGGGCTCGCGGAGGCGTGGGTGAACCACCCGACGCTGGGCCACCCGCTGGTGTCGCTCGTGGGCGAGGGCGTGAAGGGCTGCTTCGCGCTGCAGCCGACGACGGTGGACTTCGGCGTCACCAAGCTGTCGTGCGGTCCGCGCACGCGGGAGTTGGTCGCCATCAACGAGTGCATCGGCCCGGTGAAGGTGGCCGGGATGACGCTGGAGCAGGCGGGCGAGGAGTTCTCGGTGGAGTCGGCGAACGCGTTCCCCTCCGCGATTGCGGCGGGCGGGCGGGTGAAGCTGACGGCGCGCTACACGCCGACGGACGACGGCGACGACGCGGCGGCGGTGCGCTTCCGGCTGGAGGATGGCAGCGAGTACACGGCGGGCCTGCTGGGCCGGGGCGTGACGAAGGCGGAGCAGACGGACCGCTTCTTCCAGGAGTCGAAGGCGAAGGTGGACGTGCTCTTCGTGGTGGATAACTCGGGCTCGATGATGGAGGAGCAGCAGAGCCTGGGGCAGAACTTCGCGGCCTTCCTGAGCGCGGCGAGCGCGGCGGCGGTGGACTACCGCATTGGCGTCACCACGACGGGCCTGGACGAGTCCCCGGGCGGCTGGTCCGAGTGCCCGGGCGGCGCGCAGGGCGGCGAGAACGGGCGCCTGTTCCCCGTGGACGGCTCGCGCCCCCGCATCATCACGCCGGACACGCCCAACGCGGCCGCGGTGTTCGCGGACAACACCCGCGTGGGCGTGTGTCACTGGAACGAGCAGGGCCTGGACGCGGCGCACCGCGCCCTGTCGGACCCGCTGCTCTACAACCTGGATGACAGCCGCACGCCGCAGCCCAACGACGGCAACGGCGGGTTCCTGCGCGAGGACGCGAAGCTGGCCATCATCTTCCTGTCGGACGAGGAGGACTTCAGCTCGCAGCCGGTGTCCTTCTACGAGACGTACTTCCTGGCGCTGAAGGGCAACGACAAGGCGAAGCTCAGCATCAACGCGATTGTCGGCCCCATGGACCTGGCCACCTGCCCGACGTCGAGCAGCGCCGGCAGCCGCTACATCCAGCTGGCGAACACGACGGGCGGCGTGGTGGAGAGCATCTGCACGCCCAACTGGGCCGCGTCCCTGGAGAAGCTCTCCAACAGCGCCTTCGGCCCCAACCGCAAGTTCCCGCTGTCCGAGGAGCCCGCGGACACCACGCGAATCGTCGTCCACGTGGACGGCGTGCAGGTGCTGTCGGGCTGGGAGTACGACGCGCGCACCAACAGCATCATCTTCGACCGGGACTCCGCTCCCGCGCCGGGTTCGCTGGTGGAGGTGACGTACCCGCTGGGCTGCAACTAGCGCTCACGTCAGTCGGAGGTGTGACGGCGCCGTGCTTCTCCTCGGAGGGGCGCGGCGTTTGTCTGTGATTGGTGTCGGCGCGCTGCCTTCATGGAAGACGTGAGCCGAAGTGTGGCTTTTCTGTCAGCCCTCCGTCCCATGGGGCGGGGATGACTCGACAGGGTGGATGCGCGGGTGCAGCCTTCCAGGGTGATGCCGGAGCCCCTCCTGGTTGCCGCCCTGGGCGACGTCCATGGTCGCTTCCACCGCGTGGAGACGTGGTTGGACGCGCTGGAGCAGTCGCGTGGTCGGCCGGTGTCCATGGTGCTCGCGGTGGGGGACGTGGAGGCGTTCCGCCGCGCGGACGACCACCGTCGCAAGGCCGCCAAGCGGACCATGCCCGCGGAGTTCGCCGAGTACGCGGACGGCGTGCGCCGCGTGAAGCGGCCCCTGTATTTCATCGGCGGCAACAACGAGGACTTCGAGGCGCTGCACGACTTCCAGGACGGAGGCGAGCTGGCGCCGGGCGTCACCTACCTGGGCCGCGCCGGCGTGCGTGAGCTGTCGGGGCTGCGCGTGGGCTTCCTGTCCGGCATCCACGCGCCGCGCTTCATCGACCAGCCCTTGAAGCGCCCCGTCACGCAGGACCTGATGAAACAGGCGGGCTACTTCCGCGCCGCGGAGGTCGACCGGGTGATGTTGCTCCGGGACGTGGACCTGATGCTCGTGCACGAGTGGCCCCGAGGCATCGTCCAGCGCGCGCGGGAGGAGAACCCCTCTCCGCCACGGCCGTTGCCCTCGTACTGGATTGGGAATGGCGTGACGCGCCGGCTGGTGGACACGGTGCAGCCGAAGTGGCTCTTGTGTGGGCACTCGCACAAGGCCTTCGCGGTGACGCTGGAGGGGGGCGGCCGCCCCGCGACGCGCATCGCCTGTCTGGACCAGGCCACGCGTCCCGAGGAGTCCGTCTTCTGGCTGGAGTACGAGGGCCGCGAGGTCGTGCGGGCTGGCTGGGGTGTCTCCGGCGCCGTCGCCTGGGAGCCGGGGCGCCGTTGGGATTTGTCCCGGCTGCCCGTGGTGGAGGGAGAGCACGACGGGGATGACGCCCCCGTGGGCGCGATGTAGCCCGGCGCGGGCGTCAGGGCTGACCGGGCTCCCAGTGCTCGAGCAGCACGTCCGTGCCCGGGACGACCAGGGCGTTGGCGGACGGCGGCGGCGCGTTGGGCCGCACGAGCCTGCGTCGCACGGTGGCGTCCAGGAACCTGCGCGTCACGTCCGTGGACGTCGCCCAGCCCCGGGCCACCGACCGCGCGGTCTCCGTCGACACGACTCCTGGCGCCAGCGTGGCGGCGGCGCCCACGCTGGTGAAGCCCACGTGCCGCATGCCCGGGATGCGAATCATCCACCGATGCGCGCCGCGCAGCGACTCGAGCAGCTCGAAGTCGGGCACCACCACGGCGTCATCCTCCTGGAACAGGTGGAGCAGGGGGACCTGGAGGCGCTCGGGCTGGAAGTCCGGCAGGCCCTTCAACCACTCCTTGCCACGCCGGGTCGCGATGCCGCCATCCAGGCTCACCAGCGCGCCCGCCTCGGGGTGCGCGAGCGCGAAGAGGAAGCCCGCGCGGGCGCCCAGGCTGTGCCCCACCACGGCGACGCGCGAGGTGTCGATGCGCGCATCCATCCGGAGGACGCGGAGCGCGCGCTCCAGGTCTCGCGTCTGGCGCCGCGCGGTGGCGAGCACGTCGAGGTCCGGTCCCGGAGCCTCTCCGCGAGTGGGCGAGGGCGTGGTGGCCACCACGTAGCCGTGGCTCGCCAGGTACTCGGCCAGCACGGCCTGATGGTGGGCGGAGTGATGACGGCCCTGCGCCACCAGCACCAGCGGGAATCGCCCCGGCGCGGGCGGCGCATGCGGGGTGGCCGTCATGGGCGCGTCGAGCCACGCGGCGGTGCTCTCCTCGGGGATGCCCAGGTCGACCAGCTGCTGTTCGTAGAGCGTGATGGCCGCGGTGGCGCGCGCCTCGTCGCGAGGCGTCTCGGGCTGGGACTCGAAGCCCATGAGGCCCACGTAGTCGCGATAGTGAAGGC from Myxococcus guangdongensis encodes:
- a CDS encoding DMT family transporter, with translation MSSRWVLPVRYRGTPLLVFASVLFAVMALCTRLLAGRLSPGQVASGRFAIGLLFLALFFPLTRRRPRFGRVHLWALRGIFGGAAVYLYFVALDRLSVGPAVLLNACWPIYAAIIGWLFLGERVTGALLAGLVLTTVGAGLVMWSTVAQDVSLTLGLGAWAGMASAVLGGAAVVVIRALRHETDAATVFLSFCLFGLLFSLPFALADWRPLGWDVVLPLLGVGVSSVVAQMAFTYALGYVTAVAGGVATQSTPVFSWVLAALLLDEAVSPLAVTGALVCMVGVLWGTGVLERLRAPQSRPAP
- the uvrA gene encoding excinuclease ABC subunit UvrA, with protein sequence MSEPDVISLRGAKEHNLKNVSLDIPKKKLVVFTGVSGSGKSSLAFDTLYAEGQRRYVESLSAYARQFLGQMEKPKYDTIRGLSPTISIEQKAASNNPRSTVGTVTEVHDYLRVLYASIGVQHCPNCGRKVGKQSAQQIVDEILKMPSGSKLQVLAPLVTNRKGEHKDLLTEAQKRGFSRARIDGALKSLEERIELDKKSKHDIELVIDRLVLKADIKTRLTDSVETALREGKGTLIITNETGAASADRVMSELNACPSCGISFGDLTPASFSFNNPLGMCTDCNGLGTRPEMDPDLIVPDPSRSIRDGAIEPWANGMNRGEGWTADFVESLSKAFKIDLDVPYGKLSKRERDTLMNGVKGKSFTVEWGDNGKYKMEWEGLVERMMRNFKTTTSEARRTELQKYFSNKPCPTCKGERLRPESRAVKVHAHSIVELSRLTIADALAFLGALALSEHERKIATELLKEIRSRLSFLVDVGLGYLMLDRTASTLSGGESQRIRLASQMGSELTGVIYILDEPSIGLHQRDNGKLLTTLKRLRDLGNSVIVVEHDEETMEDADWLVDFGPGAGELGGQVVSQGTPKQVMADENSLTGGYLSGRLEIEIPEERRAPNPKHQLVIQGAKENNLRDVDAVIPLGIFTAVTGVSGAGKSTLINEILYPALARHLYDSRESPGKHKAVLGFEHLDKVIDIDQRPIGRTPRSNPATYTKVFDAIREVFAMTPEARAFGYGPGRFSFNIKGGRCESCEGDGVKLVEMHFLADVYVPCEVCNGKRFNEATLRVRYKGKNIAETLDMSVREAQEHFGAHKDIMRVLQTLGDVGLGYIRLGQPSPTLSGGEAQRIKLARELARVATGRTLYILDEPTTGLHFEDIRKLLSVLNRLVAAGNSVLVIEHNLDVIKSADWLIDMGPEGGAGGGQVLAVGTPESVAKVQASHTGRYLAHVLGKSRRARVGKRVADTRPAQSGATG
- a CDS encoding dienelactone hydrolase family protein — protein: MPPQPFVTAPPIWGPVEAGHWSVGLRVQAIAATAEDPSALQLTVWYPTRESDAATRLHYRDYVGLMGFESQPETPRDEARATAAITLYEQQLVDLGIPEESTAAWLDAPMTATPHAPPAPGRFPLVLVAQGRHHSAHHQAVLAEYLASHGYVVATTPSPTRGEAPGPDLDVLATARRQTRDLERALRVLRMDARIDTSRVAVVGHSLGARAGFLFALAHPEAGALVSLDGGIATRRGKEWLKGLPDFQPERLQVPLLHLFQEDDAVVVPDFELLESLRGAHRWMIRIPGMRHVGFTSVGAAATLAPGVVSTETARSVARGWATSTDVTRRFLDATVRRRLVRPNAPPPSANALVVPGTDVLLEHWEPGQP
- a CDS encoding choice-of-anchor D domain-containing protein; its protein translation is MRRLFWVAWVAVALVVGTGCERPSSQRAKSAFVVRPETIDFGPAALGRTKSFKLKVTNGGRASYRVEGALSSIPNVTVPPFEPFTLGAGAEREIEVHFKPDVEGTVQGSLELITDADAQGQVPVSGRGVKAFVEVPLTELDFGNVAMGFVEMRQVTVKNPSDVETPLGVSVQGVDADQFTAEHGEAPTLAPGEERVLSVAFAPRRLGAAAAELHVAVCEGCEPAVVPLKGMGVASKLEVTPLRLDFGRVALGASAEQSITVRNQGTESLRWSGVELQLNPGGVYRVVSAPVLSGGLLAAGASVEVRVAFTPVVLGRAGEGRIEVGVREQGSAAPGPKVSLAGEGGTSCVAVKPRDLDFGVVAEGMTATRPVEVINRCRDSVLVNNLNLTTAQGGYFTLAQAPASVTVPAGQSAFVGITFSPRVGAAGKSEGQLAVSVRAGSTTSTEGVTLKGEGRAFKPCQYTLPQQLKFGKVPVGAEVGLGVTLRNTGTEACYLASMQLVAGSDASFLAQAVPNHVLEPGQKATLVVRFKPEDEGPFEGLAEAWVNHPTLGHPLVSLVGEGVKGCFALQPTTVDFGVTKLSCGPRTRELVAINECIGPVKVAGMTLEQAGEEFSVESANAFPSAIAAGGRVKLTARYTPTDDGDDAAAVRFRLEDGSEYTAGLLGRGVTKAEQTDRFFQESKAKVDVLFVVDNSGSMMEEQQSLGQNFAAFLSAASAAAVDYRIGVTTTGLDESPGGWSECPGGAQGGENGRLFPVDGSRPRIITPDTPNAAAVFADNTRVGVCHWNEQGLDAAHRALSDPLLYNLDDSRTPQPNDGNGGFLREDAKLAIIFLSDEEDFSSQPVSFYETYFLALKGNDKAKLSINAIVGPMDLATCPTSSSAGSRYIQLANTTGGVVESICTPNWAASLEKLSNSAFGPNRKFPLSEEPADTTRIVVHVDGVQVLSGWEYDARTNSIIFDRDSAPAPGSLVEVTYPLGCN
- a CDS encoding metallophosphoesterase, coding for MPEPLLVAALGDVHGRFHRVETWLDALEQSRGRPVSMVLAVGDVEAFRRADDHRRKAAKRTMPAEFAEYADGVRRVKRPLYFIGGNNEDFEALHDFQDGGELAPGVTYLGRAGVRELSGLRVGFLSGIHAPRFIDQPLKRPVTQDLMKQAGYFRAAEVDRVMLLRDVDLMLVHEWPRGIVQRAREENPSPPRPLPSYWIGNGVTRRLVDTVQPKWLLCGHSHKAFAVTLEGGGRPATRIACLDQATRPEESVFWLEYEGREVVRAGWGVSGAVAWEPGRRWDLSRLPVVEGEHDGDDAPVGAM